From a region of the Kwoniella mangroviensis CBS 8507 chromosome 1 map unlocalized Ctg01, whole genome shotgun sequence genome:
- a CDS encoding protein disulfide-isomerase domain → MKFAISLSLFALAALASASNVIDLDTKNFEEYVGGDRPALVEFYAPWCGHCKNLAPVYEQLADAFPSDKVVIAKTDADGVGRDLGSKYDVKRFPTLKWFPKGSLTPEDYSSGRDLEALAGFVSEKSGVKSKIKPPPPPVAVQLDASNFDDIALDNDKNVLVAFTAPWCGHCKNMKPAYEKVAKAFLSESDCVVAQMDADAAPNKPVAAKYDVRSFPTIKFFPKGSKAPIAYSTGRSEQQFIDFLNEHCGTHRSITGLLSETAGKVLTLDTLASNFFRASLPERPDVLGKAREYLATLTGADKKTNTSAEYYVKAMERVIEKGEGWLTKEQARIAGLLASPSLAPTKLDELKIKANILSSFAAQKASEAADAAEDIYEQVVDAAKQVPQQAKDGVDQFADAVQDKAKKIKEEL, encoded by the exons ATGAAGTTCGCCATCTCACTCTCGCTCTTCGCTCTCGCCGCTTTGGCAAGTGCAAGTAACGTCATCGATTTAGATACAAAAAACTTTGAAGAG TACGTGGGAGGCGATAGACCAGCTCTAGTAGAATTCTACGCTCCATGGTGTGGACATTGCAAGAATCTTGCACCGGTATACGAACAACTTGCCGATGCCTTCCCATCGGATAAAGTGGTGATTGCCAAAACCGATGCCGATGGTGTAGGTAGAGATTTAGGTTCGAAGTACGATGTCAAAAGATTCCCAACGCTCAAATGGTTCCCTAAAGGCTCGTTGACTCCTGAAGATTATTCTTCGGGAAGAGATTTAGAAGCTTTAGCTGGATT TGTCTCCGAGAAATCTGGTGTAAAGTCAAAGATCAAgcctccccctcctcccgTGGCCGTACAACTTGACGCCTCCaactttgatgatatcgcttTGGATAATGATAAGAATGTCTTGGTCGCCTTTACTGCTCCTTGG TGCGGTCACTGTAAAAACATGAAACCAGCCTATGAGAAAGTCGCCAAAGCATTCTTATCCGAATCCGATTGTGTTGTCGCTCAGATGGATGCCGATGCTGCTCCCAACAAACCTGTCGCTGCCAAATACGACGTTCGATCTTTCCCTACCATCAAGTTCTTCCCTAAGGGATCCAAGGCACCTATCGCTTACTCTACTGGTAGATCGGAACAACAATTCATCGAT TTCCTCAACGAACACTGTGGTACCCACCGATCCATCACCGGTCTCCTCTCTGAGACTGCCGGTAAAGTTCTTACTCTCGATACTCTCgcttccaacttcttcagGGCTTCTCTCCCTGAGAGACCTGATGTTCTCGGTAAAGCTAGAGAATACCTCGCCACTTTGACTGGAGCCGACAAGAAGACGAACACATCCGCTGAATACTATGTCAAAGCGATGGAGAGAGTCattgagaaaggtgaaggatggttAACCAAAGAACAAGCTAG AATCGCCGGATTACTCGcctcaccttctttggcACCTACCAAACTTGACGAACTCAAAATCAAAGCCaacatcctctcttcattcGCTGCCCAGAAAGCCTCCGAGGCTGCCGATGCGGCTGAAGATATCTACGAACAAGTCGTAGATGCTGCCAAGCAAGTTCCACAACAAGCTAAAGATGGTGTGGATCAATTTGCTGATGCGGTTCAAGATAAAGctaagaagatcaaggaggagcTCTAA